In one Nicotiana tomentosiformis chromosome 6, ASM39032v3, whole genome shotgun sequence genomic region, the following are encoded:
- the LOC104111256 gene encoding Golgi apparatus membrane protein-like protein ECHIDNA, giving the protein MDFNPPAGEDYAHPQICFFHVLFKAAALAFYILSALFVDSFVIIFVITVLLAAFDFWVVKNVSGRILVGLRWWNEIDDNGESVWRFECLDQESMARMNKKDSWLFWWTLYLTAVAWFFLAIFSLIRFQADYLLVVGVCLTLSVANIVGFTRCRKDAKKQLQAFAAQTLTSRFSSTLQSAFSVV; this is encoded by the exons ATGGATTTTAACCCA CCTGCAGGGGAGGACTATGCGCACCCACAGATATGCTTTTTTCATGTGCTCTTCAAG GCAGCAGCACTAGCGTTTTATATTCTGTCAGCTCTATTTGTTGATAGTTTTGTTATCATATTTGTGATAACTGTTCTTTTAGCTGCTTTTGACTTTTGGGTGGTTAAGAATGTGAGTGGGCGTATCCTGGTGGGTTTAAGATGGTGGAATGAAATAGATGATAATGGCGAGAGTGTGTGGAGATTTGAGTGCCTTGATCAAGAG TCAATGGCTCGCATGAACAAGAAGGATTCCTGGCTGTTCTGGTGGACTTTGTACCTAACA GCTGTTGCTTGGTTCTTTCTCGCGATATTCTCCCTCATTAGATTCCAAGCTGACTATCTTCTCGTTGTTGGAGTTTGCTTGACTCTCAGCGTCGCAAATATTGTTGGTTTTACTAGATGTCGCAAAG ATGCTAAGAAGCAGCTCCAAGCATTTGCAGCCCAGACTCTTACTTCTCGATTCTCCTCTACTCTACAGTCGGCATTTAGTGTTGTTTGA